In the Leishmania donovani BPK282A1 complete genome, chromosome 29 genome, one interval contains:
- a CDS encoding amastin-like protein — MRVHTQRQQTSLCQDSTLFRSHTPPTLAPRLPPRQLCRAISTPCAIASPAHLRLTFLFAAPLRRCIPISAF; from the coding sequence atgcgcgtgcacacgcaacGACAACAGACATCCCTTTGCCAAGACTCGACTCTCTTTCGCTCTCACACCCCTCCCACACTCgccccccgcctccctcctcgtcagCTCTGTCGCGCCATCTCGACCCCCTGTGCCATTGCTTCTCCTGCCCATCTCCGCCTCACCTTTTTGTTTGCTGCGCCTTTGCGAAGATGTATTCCCATATCGGCGTTCTGA
- a CDS encoding RNA binding protein, putative: MKTHHMHSIVTASPIPIDVEQQQQQSHPRRRSSSSPGTPPMSATKLRHSPGMAVPTSSQSPMSVHIPAGGGGAHAGFPGLSVGYVQSADVVQSSMMVPAKELAPRQYTQQQLRTDAIRGRSPTNFGAAGGMAGSRPMPTLSVERLGEPVLMPGPPGTTACAAMAMNFVTPLSGVLDPPSTPPSSATTPGNTNFSMSEYPGLISTSPVPTPVTPTEHSSTNLILYNIGPHMTEAALHTLFDPFGEVVSCAVMRDIHTGAGLGTAFVRYSEHMDACRALEAFSDRTNPVCVHESKPLVVQWARKQHDGTPAGEARKKIMKLFVRNIPLDCSIEDLEELFGAYGSVRQVTLHKDTSPVQDEAMVRLIAFVIYTEEGAAERAAREVHNTKPFASCNGIPIMIKLAESSQRRRFLKNAEATGPIVSLAGPIGLPAVRTSPMTPGMSSSPFDIAAASQHHQHLQQQQHPTASQQGMCETYSFEASPSSYSMPVFDGTAAYAPPDPREASTGSYQGTPQRLQMSVSGGGSPASVTPLASNIVGGSPGRHHYPMPTYVGDREGRVSPHSSSVAAPMPAHSYRQAASLSFDVNAAAAHGGLLAPSKPSGQNLPDGMAGAGGAGGYPSGSFLYFSSSPSDAKFTTATAASNGGSPQVPASGPWCETTGDDPNQSSSLVASTQPTRKGMEASCSPPAAGSAPPPGPLRPGSTPSMTFSSAHGSPQQSTGLHRTSPTSMTAPGAVATNRPVPGAFVPIGVPTNAAPQSATRLPVASSGSTSDMNSTLPSNNFGSGTTPISSAAHSTESPTVRMGPSESWRRAVRTHVHNAKRQNERLNMSGSPPSMPSMSASCSVLAPAASPPTAVRKGSMLSISCNEASAPSTTPPTSPISNSTLSADQAGTKLTSTGTPSSGRMRYYNNPYSSESTKLFC; the protein is encoded by the coding sequence ATGAAGACACACCACATGCATTCGATTGTGACGGCTTCGCCTATTCCCATCGatgtggagcagcagcagcagcaatcGCATCCGCGTAGGcgatcctcctcctcgccgggCACCCCACCAATGAGCGCAACAAAGCTGCGCCATTCGCCCGGAATGGCGGTACCCACATCGAGCCAGTCACCGATGTCTGTGCACATACCTgcgggaggaggcggggccCACGCAGGTTTTCCAGGCCTGTCGGTAGGCTACGTGCAATCGGCAGATGTGGTGCAGTCCTCAATGATGGTGCCTGCCAAGGAGCTGGCTCCGCGCCAgtacacgcagcagcagctccgcacgGACGCCATCCGTGGCCGTTCCCCGACTAActtcggcgccgctggtggtATGGCGGGCTCTCGCCCGATGCCGACTCTCTCGGTGGAGCGTCTTGGCGAGCCGGTGCTGATGCCAGGACCCCCTGGCACGACGGCCTGTGCGGCAATGGCCATGAACTTTGTGACCCCCCTCTCCGGCGTGCTTGACCCACCGTcgacgccaccgtcgtctGCCACCACGCCAGGCAACACGAACTTCTCGATGAGCGAATACCCGGGCCTAATATCGACGTCGCCCGTACCAACTCCCGTGACGCCGAcggagcacagcagcacgaaCTTGATACTCTACAACATTGGCCCCCACATGACAGAGGCTGCCTTGCACACCTTGTTCGACCCGTTTGGCGAGGTGGTGAGTTGTGCTGTGATGCGTGACATTCACACAGGTGCAGGCCTGGGTACCGCCTTTGTGCGCTATTCAGAACACATGGATGCGTGCCGCGCGCTGGAGGCCTTCAGTGACCGCACGAaccctgtgtgcgtgcatgagTCGAAACCGCTGGTGGTTCAATGGGCGCGAAAGCAGCACGACGGTACCCCCGCCGGTGAAGCCCGCAAGAAGATCATGAAGCTGTTTGTGCGCAACATTCCCCTCGACTGCTCCATCGAGGATTTGGAGGAGCTGTTTGGGGCGTACGGCAGTGTGCGCCAGGTGACGCTGCACAAGGACACGTCGCCGGTGCAGGATGAGGCGATGGTGCGGCTGATTGCGTTTGTGATCTACAccgaggagggcgcggcggagcgggcgGCGCGGGAGGTGCACAACACGAAGCCGTTCGCGTCGTGCAACGGCATCCCCATCATGATTAAGCTGGCGGAGAGTAGCCAGCGGCGACGGTTCTTGAAGAACGCGGAGGCGACTGGGCCGATTGTATCGTTAGCAGGCCCGATCGGGCTCCCGGCTGTGCGTACGTCGCCCATGACGCCTGGCATGTCCAGCTCACCGTTCGACATTGCTGCGGCCTCGCAACATCatcagcacctgcagcaacagcagcacccgaCTGCCTCTCAGCAGGGCATGTGTGAAACTTATAGCTTTGAAGCATCCCCGTCATCGTACAGCATGCCCGTTTTCGATGGCACCGCTGCGTACGCGCCGCCAGATCCTCGCGAGGCATCCACGGGCAGCTACCAAGGCACGCCGCAACGGCTGCAGATGAGCGTCTCTGGCGGTGGCAGTCCGGCTTCTGTGACTCCGCTGGCGTCGAACATCGTGGGAGGCTCACCGGGTCGGCATCATTATCCAATGCCGACTTACGTAGGTGATAGGGAGGGCCGTGTTAGTCCTCACTCCTCGTCGGTTGCCgcgccgatgccggcgcACTCTTATCGCCAGGCCGCCTCCCTGTCCTTTGACGtcaacgctgccgccgctcatgGTGGCCTCTTGGCCCCCTCGAAGCCAAGCGGCCAGAATTTGCCTGATGGGATGGcgggcgctggcggtgcgggCGGTTACCCAAGCGGCAGTTTCTTGTATTTCAGTAGTAGCCCGAGCGACGCAAAATTCACGACCGCCACAGCTGCGTCTAATGGTGGGTCTCCGCAGGTGCCGGCCAGCGGCCCGTGGTGCGAGACCACCGGCGATGACCCCAATCAGAGCAGCAGCCTTGTGGCATCGACGCAGCCTACCCGAAAAGGCATGGAGGCGAGCTGTTCTCCGCCAGCCGCTGGCTCAGCCCCACCACCAGGGCCGCTTCGCCCGGGCTCCACCCCGTCAATGACATTCTCCAGTGCCCATGGCAGCCCGCAGCAGAGCACTGGGCTCCATCGCACCTCTCCAACAAGCATGACTGCACCGGGCGCTGTTGCGACAAACCGCCCCGTGCCCGGCGCTTTCGTGCCGATAGGTGTTCCAACGAATGCAGCTCCTCAGTCGGCTACAAGGCTGCCCGTTGCGAGCAGCGGGAGTACTTCCGACATGAACTCTACCCTACCCAGCAACAACTTTGGCAGTGGCACCACGCCTATCAGCAGTGCGGCGCACAGCACGGAGTCGCCGACGGTGCGCATGGGTCCGTCCGAGTCGTGGCGCCGTGCTGTGCggacacacgtgcacaacgCAAAGCGGCAAAATGAACGCCTCAACATGAGCGGCTCCCCGCCATCCATGCCCTCGATGAGTGCGAGTTGCAGCGTCCTAGCACCGGCGGCTTCACCACCGACGGCAGTACGAAAAGGAAGTATGCTCTCCATCAGCTGCAACGAAGCCTCCGCCCCTAGCACCACACCGCCCACGTCGCCCATCTCGAACTCGACGCTGTCAGCTGATCAGGCTGGCACGAAGCTCACCAGCACAGGTACTCCTTCATCGGGGCGGATGCGATACTACAACAATCCGTACTCCTCTGAAAGCACCAAACTTTTCTGCTGA